The following proteins are encoded in a genomic region of Arachis ipaensis cultivar K30076 chromosome B02, Araip1.1, whole genome shotgun sequence:
- the LOC107625384 gene encoding protein RADIALIS-like 3, producing MASSSMQSSSSWSAKDNKAFERALAVYDKDTPDRWYNIARAVGGKTPEDVKRHYERLVHDVRHIESGQVPYPNYKKSGGSN from the coding sequence ATGGCGTCTAGCTCAATGCAATCTTCGTCATCGTGGAGTGCTAAGGACAACAAAGCCTTTGAGAGGGCTCTGGCTGTTTACGACAAGGACACCCCTGACCGATGGTACAACATTGCCCGCGCCGTTGGCGGGAAAACCCCGGAGGATGTGAAGCGGCACTATGAGCGTCTTGTTCACGACGTTAGGCACATTGAGTCAGGGCAAGTGCCATACCCAAATTACAAGAAGAGTGGAGGTTCTAATTAG